TATGACTGCTTAATTAAATTACATATTTTATTATTAAAATATGTAAAGTATATATAGATTTATACAAAAATCTCGCATTGCTGGTGGTCTTGTATATTTTTAACATAAAAAATTGTTCTACAAGATAATATTATTAATTTTTTATGCAACAAGTGGTCTCAATGCGAATTTTTATCTGTGTGTTCTTTTCAACTGTTTTGTTATTTATCGGTGATTGTTCCATTCAATGCTTTGCATCCAACGAAGTCATTCGCCAACAGGAGCAGATACAACGCGACCAGGAATCGCAGAGGCAAAAACTCAAGCAGCAGCATGAAGATGTGCTGGAAAAAAAGCCTTCAAGGATAGAGGTCGATCAGGCGCCACCAATCGCGGAATCCGTGGAAACGGATGTCTGTGTTCATATTGACAGCATCGTGTTCGTTGGGACGACGTTGCTTTCCCGTTCCGAAAAGAGCGGATTGCTTGAGCCCTTCATTGGGCGTTGCCTGAACATGACCCACATCAACGAGTTGGTGCGGGCAACGACCAATCTTTACATCAGGCGCGGATATGTCACGACACGCGCTTTTGTCCCTGCTCAGGACCTTGGTTCACGAAGATTGGAAATCCGTGTCATCGAAGGCGAGATTGAGAGCATCAGTCTCAATGATGATTCTCCTGCGGACAGGCGGCGGATCGCCATGACTTTTCCTTCCGGCATCGTGGGCAAGCCGCTCAACCTGCGCGACATCGAGCAAGGCATGGATCAGTTGAACCGTTTGCCATCCGGCAATGCCCAACTTCGCATCGAGCCCGGGAAAAAAGTCGGAGCCAGCCGCATCGTGGTAACGGATCAGCCGGGCAAGATGTGGCGTTTTTGGGTCGGGCTGGACAATTCGGGTCAAAAAAGCACGGGTGAAATGAGGGCCTTTGCGTCTGTGGACAATGATAACCTGCTTGGCCTGAGCGACATGCTTTCCCTTAATTTGAGCGGCGACGCCAAGGCGCTCCTAGACATGTCGCGTCTCGGAAGCCAAAGCATTTCAACGTATTACACTGTGCCCTTTGGGTATTGGAGCGTAACGGCCAGCGCCGGCGTCTCCGAATATCACACGCATCTGGAAGGTGGCGGGGCCGAGTATTTGAGCGATGGTCGCACGTCCACCTATGGTCTTGACCTGAGCCGGGTTGTGCATCGAGGCAGCCAGAGCAAGACCACTGCAGGCGTTTCCTTCGCCGTCAAGGATGTCGACAATTTCATCGAGAAAGAACGCCTCGTGGCCGGTAGTTACGATTTGTCCATTCTGGGCGTGTCGTTAGGCCACCACCGCCGGATATTCGACGGTGTGCTTGGTTTGGGCGGCGAATTCAACCTTGGACTGCCCCTCTTTGGGGCCAAGCGGGATGAGTTCTCGGATCGGAGCGTACCCAAACATGAATTTCAGAAGTTTTCCCTGACGGGCAGCTGGATGCGTCCTTTCGAGATTGCAGGGCATCCGGTCACGTTCAGCACGCAGGGCGAGGCGCAGTGGTCTTGCGACACGCTGTACAACTCCGAGCGACTGGATCTGGGCGGACGATACACGGTGCGGGGTTTTCAGCTGGAAAGTCTGGGCGGGGACAGCGGTGGATACGTGCGCAATGAGATCGCGGTGTCCCTTCTTCCGCAAGGCCATTCTGAGTGGTTTTCATCGGTATTCAATGATCCGCAAGTTTATGCCGGTTACGATGCCGGTTTCATTCATCGTGACCGGGACGATGAGTACGAGCGGGGCGTTCTGCAGGGAGCGGCTTTAGGGTTGCGTTCCCGGGGCGGCCTTATTGAAACGGACTTTTGTGTGGCGCGGCCTTTGGACGCGCCATCTTTTTTGAAAAACAGGGACTGGGAAATCTATTGGTCGCTGAACTCCAATTTCTGATGGCCAGATACGGGGACGTTTCATGAAGCATGCGCTGCGACGGTTCATATGTCTGACGCTGGCATTTTTGCTGGTATTCAATCCCATGGCGGCGGCCGCAGATGGCATCGTGGTTGATCAAAAGGCCCCGGCCGCCAATCAGCCGGCCGTGAGCGCCGCGCCCAACGGCGTGCCTCTGGTCGACATCGCAAGGCCGAACTCTGGGGGCCTCTCGCACAACATGTTCGACCAGTTCAACGTGGGCGGGCCCGGCGTGATCCTGAACAACAGCAAGAAGGCCGGGCGCACGCAACTGGGCGGGGTGGTGGCCAACAATCCAAAACTCGGCAAGGGCCCCGAAGCCCGGGTCATTCTGAACGAGGTCACGGGCAGCAGCCGCTCCCGCCTTGAGGGCTACACTGAAATCTTCGGCTATCCGGCCGACTACATTCTGGCCAATCCGAACGGCATCACGGTCAACGGCGGCGGGTTCATCAACACGCCCCGGGCCACGTTGACCACGGGCAAGCCCCGGTTTGACGACTACGGCGGTCTGAGCGCCCTGGATGTGCGTCAGGGCGATGTGCTTGTCGACGGCCTGGGCCTCAATGTCTCCAATCTCGACGCATTCGACATCATCAGCCGCACGGCCAGGATCAACGCCGACGTGCACGCCGTGAAGCTGGGCATCAGCACCGGATACGGCAGCCATGACGTCGCCACGGGCCAATTTTCCGCTCTGCCCCCGGACGGTTCGGATGTTCCCGCGGTGGCGCTGGACTCCACGGCCCTTGGCGGCATGTATGCCGAGCGCATCATCCTTGTGGGCAATGAGAAGGGCGTAGGGGTGAATCTTGAAGGGGTCGCCCACGCCACCGACGAACTGGTCCTGACCGCCGATGGCAGGATACGCATCAAGGGGCGGGTTTCCACGGACAATGATGTCCGGGTTGCCTCGACCGCTGACAGCGTGGAAATTTCCGGTTCGCTTGCGGCGGCGAAAATTGCGGAGGTTACGGCTTCAAAGGACTTGGTGCTCAAGTCGCAAGTAGGCACGCAGGCCTTGCTGTATGCCGATGATGCGCGGGTTTCTTCCGAGTCGCTGCACAATGTTGACGGCAGGATCGAGTCCGGCACGAATCTGGCCGTTGCAACGCGCTCCGGCATCACGAATGCGGGAGCCCTCGTTTCCGGGGGCAACGCCGTTCTGAAAGCGGGCGGCGCCGTTGGCAACACGGGGCAGATGCAGGCCAGGGGCAGCCTTGACGTCGAGGGCGCGCATGTCCTGAATTCGGGCGGGATGTTTTCCATCGAGGCGGTCAGGATTCATTCTGCGGGGGATATCGTCAATGCCGGTGGCGAGATTTCATCCAAAAAATCGAGCAGCTTGGAGGCCACGGGAAATATCTCAAACACCGGGGCCATCCAGACCGAAGGACAGGCATTCGTCAGCGCCGGGAGCCTGAGCAATGAAGGCGGCCGCATCGAGGCCAAGGATGTCATGACCCTCGACGTAGCGGGGTACATTGCAAATTCGGGCACTATCGGCACGGACCTGGGTGCATTCATCAGCGCAGGCAGCCTTGGCAATGAGGGCGGCAGCATCCTGTCCCAAGGCGATTTGGATTTTGCGGTGGCGGGTGGTTTGGGCAATTCGGGGATTATTTATTCCGGAGCGTTCAGCCGGATTCGCGCTGAAAGCATGCGCAATGATTCTGCCGGTCAGGTGCTGGCCTTGGGTTCTCTGGCCCTGGATCTGGACGCCGAACTGGAGAATCTGGGTGTCCTGAATGCCGGGGAATCACTTTTCGTGCAGAGCGGCGGCAGCGTCATTAACAATGACGGCAGCATTTTGTCCCAGACAGGGATGGAGCTTGCGGCCCAAGGCGGCATCACGAATTCGGGCGACATCCAATCCGGCGGAACCGGCCTGTTTCGAGCAGGCAAAGCGCTGCTCAACGAGGGCGAAATCCTGGCTGTGAGCGACGCCGTCTTTGAAATCGGCGAAGATCTGGAAAATTTCGGTACCCTGCATTCCGGGGAGGGTTTGACCCTGACCTCCGCCAGCCTGGACAACAGCGGCCAGATCCTGGCTCAGGGCGACGGCGCGTTTTCCGTGCTTGGCGATCTGGTCAACACGAACTTTCTTTTCTCCGGCGGCGCGGCCACGTTCAGCGTGGGCGGCATGCTGCATAACCTGAGGGGCCAGATTCTGTCTTTGGGCGACATGGTGCTGGAAGGTTTGAGCGCCGGGAGTCGCATGCTCGAATTGAAGAACGATTCGGGCACCATCGAGACCCTGGAAGGCAGCATGTCCATCCGGGCCAAGGTGGTGAAAAACACCAATCTGGATTTTGCGCTGACACCGGGAACGCAGGTCTTGAGCCGCAAGGGAGGGATTTATTCCTTTTTCGGCGACAACTGGGATCAGGCCCAGGATCTCTATCGGATGTTGCCAGGTTCCAGTGCGGTTTCAAGCAAACGCAACGCCCTGATCATCACTCCGGCCGAACTGCGCGCTCTCGGATTCGGCCTTGATCGCAACGTGATCCCGCGTTCGGAACTGGATGCGGCCATTGCCGCCGCCGAGGCGCGTTTCGCGCTTTACGGCGGAACTTCCGGAGATATCGCGGCGGTCTCCAGCCTGAAGAGCCGGGTGGTCGGCCGGGGCATATACATGGCTGTCCAGCACTATAAGGACAGATCCAAGGTCGCCGCCTATCTTGAATCCATAACCCGGGATGAGGTCACGGGTCTTGAAAGCGGCGCGAATATCGCGGCCGCCGTCAACCTGGATATCGAGGCCGACTCCTTCAGCAATCATGTCAGCCGGGTAACCACTGCCAGCGGCGACATATCCATCGTTGCCGATTCCTTTGAAAACGCAGGCCAGGATATCTTTGAACACCGGACTATCGAGTGGGCCCGGGCGCATGCCAACGAACACAAGAGCCCGCGACTGGCTGTGGAGGGGCGTGGAACGGAGGTGGTCCGGACAGCGATCGAGCATGCCTACGGCACCATAAGCGCGGGCGGCAAGGTTTCGATCAGCGCGGACCATGCCCTGAACGGCATTTCGGAAAATTCGGGGATGGCCTCCGGCGGGATCGGTTCAAGCGGCAGCGTCATCGCCCCGCCCAGGCCTGAGAGCCTGGATCAAAGCGTGGCGCATCTTGATGACCTGATCGGCCTTCCGCCCAGGGACGGCCTGTTCATCGTCAACACGACTCCCGGCCACCACTATCTCATCGAAACCAATCCGGCCCTGACCAGCATGGCCCTGTTTTATGGGTCCGACTATTTCCTGCGCCGGACCGGCATCGATCTGGGCAAGACTCAGCAACAGCTTCTGGGTGACGCCTTTTATGAAACCAGGCTGGTGCGCGAGCAGATTTTCGCCCTCACGGGGCGGCGCTTTCTTTCGGAGTCCCTCTCGGGCGACGCCGAGCAGATGCTTGCGCTCATGGACAACGCCGTCGCCGCCCGAGAAGAATTGAATCTGAGCGTTGGCGTGGCGCTGAGTGCGGAACAGGTCGCGGCCCTGGCCTCGGACATCATCTGGCTCGAAACCCGCGTGGTGGAAGGGCACGAGGTGCTGGTTCCGGTTGTCTATCTCTGCCGAAACAGCCTCGACACCATCGCCCGGGGCGGGTCCGTCATCGTTGGCCGCGACGTGGAGATCCATACCTCGGGCGACACGGCCAACAGGGGCGTGATCAAGGCCTTGGGCGATCTGGCCATCAGCGCCAGGAATGTCTTCAACACCTTCGGCACCATCCAGGGCGACACCGTGACCCTGGATGCGGGCGAGTCGATCTTCAACACCAGCGGGCAGATCAAGGGCCGCGACGTATCCCTTGCCGCCGGACAGGACATCATTTCAGGCACGGCCAAAACCACCTTTTCGGCCGAAGAGACGACTCGCAGGACGTCAGGCCGCATGAGTCCGGGCATGGCAGGGCAGCCTGGCACTCCGGTTTTTGGGGCCTCATCCACCATCCGAAGCACGAGCGAGACCGTCGGTCAGCGGGGCGCCATCGAGGCCACGGGCGATCTGTCCATGCAGGCCGGGCGGGATATCGGGATTGTCGGGAGCGACGCGAAGGCTGGCGGCGATGCGACGTTTTCCGCCGGTCGCGACGTGATCATCGCGGCCCAGGAGCTGGAGTCGCACAACTTTGGCAAGACCGGGAAATCCAAAAGCAGCTTCAATACGCAGACCAGCAAGGCGGCCACCGTCGAAGCGGGCGGCTCGGTAAGCGTAAGCGCAGGCCAGGATGTGGCAGTTCACGGGAGCAGCGTTTCGGCCGGCGCGGACGTGAACATCGAAGCGGGCCGCGACGTCTCCATCACCTCCGCCACCGACAGCTACGACTATCACTTCAAACAGAAAAGCAAGGGCGGACTCTTCGGAGGCTCAAG
This sequence is a window from Desulfomicrobium apsheronum. Protein-coding genes within it:
- a CDS encoding hemagglutinin repeat-containing protein; the encoded protein is MKHALRRFICLTLAFLLVFNPMAAAADGIVVDQKAPAANQPAVSAAPNGVPLVDIARPNSGGLSHNMFDQFNVGGPGVILNNSKKAGRTQLGGVVANNPKLGKGPEARVILNEVTGSSRSRLEGYTEIFGYPADYILANPNGITVNGGGFINTPRATLTTGKPRFDDYGGLSALDVRQGDVLVDGLGLNVSNLDAFDIISRTARINADVHAVKLGISTGYGSHDVATGQFSALPPDGSDVPAVALDSTALGGMYAERIILVGNEKGVGVNLEGVAHATDELVLTADGRIRIKGRVSTDNDVRVASTADSVEISGSLAAAKIAEVTASKDLVLKSQVGTQALLYADDARVSSESLHNVDGRIESGTNLAVATRSGITNAGALVSGGNAVLKAGGAVGNTGQMQARGSLDVEGAHVLNSGGMFSIEAVRIHSAGDIVNAGGEISSKKSSSLEATGNISNTGAIQTEGQAFVSAGSLSNEGGRIEAKDVMTLDVAGYIANSGTIGTDLGAFISAGSLGNEGGSILSQGDLDFAVAGGLGNSGIIYSGAFSRIRAESMRNDSAGQVLALGSLALDLDAELENLGVLNAGESLFVQSGGSVINNDGSILSQTGMELAAQGGITNSGDIQSGGTGLFRAGKALLNEGEILAVSDAVFEIGEDLENFGTLHSGEGLTLTSASLDNSGQILAQGDGAFSVLGDLVNTNFLFSGGAATFSVGGMLHNLRGQILSLGDMVLEGLSAGSRMLELKNDSGTIETLEGSMSIRAKVVKNTNLDFALTPGTQVLSRKGGIYSFFGDNWDQAQDLYRMLPGSSAVSSKRNALIITPAELRALGFGLDRNVIPRSELDAAIAAAEARFALYGGTSGDIAAVSSLKSRVVGRGIYMAVQHYKDRSKVAAYLESITRDEVTGLESGANIAAAVNLDIEADSFSNHVSRVTTASGDISIVADSFENAGQDIFEHRTIEWARAHANEHKSPRLAVEGRGTEVVRTAIEHAYGTISAGGKVSISADHALNGISENSGMASGGIGSSGSVIAPPRPESLDQSVAHLDDLIGLPPRDGLFIVNTTPGHHYLIETNPALTSMALFYGSDYFLRRTGIDLGKTQQQLLGDAFYETRLVREQIFALTGRRFLSESLSGDAEQMLALMDNAVAAREELNLSVGVALSAEQVAALASDIIWLETRVVEGHEVLVPVVYLCRNSLDTIARGGSVIVGRDVEIHTSGDTANRGVIKALGDLAISARNVFNTFGTIQGDTVTLDAGESIFNTSGQIKGRDVSLAAGQDIISGTAKTTFSAEETTRRTSGRMSPGMAGQPGTPVFGASSTIRSTSETVGQRGAIEATGDLSMQAGRDIGIVGSDAKAGGDATFSAGRDVIIAAQELESHNFGKTGKSKSSFNTQTSKAATVEAGGSVSVSAGQDVAVHGSSVSAGADVNIEAGRDVSITSATDSYDYHFKQKSKGGLFGGSSSEMHMGKVTTNVASAITAGGDVHVAAGQGGAGDLAVVGSKVRSGGDMSLKAEDGILVSSAQESESMISASSRSTLFSGKSKASGDARVTQVGSEIVTGNDLKAEAKNVAVSASQIHAGNDIDIKSVESDLIVSGAQNTVSTYRYEKKSGWNLSAPLEIPLAILVGGGVEFYSSKMTEGRNTASSNFGSLITAGNNIDLESARDAVMIGSSVAAGNDVNISAVRDSNIIPGLTAQASERRTKEKSIGFSSLSISENEIKGFAGGTKTETGSKFTGDYNAGSVVSAGNDVSIEAGNNVNQFSSGIEAGRDVKLKSGKDVNVDANKDVERTENYARQIQIGVTASARQSVTTAARTLADTPQNVGSGEGSDAAKGVTAASSILRGVSAAQQLTNVGASASITAGASVSQSSSFIDAADVVASSIRAGRDAELDAERDVRVSGAAVLAAGDVTIEAGRDVAITSATNTYSAGADSFFASAGVGVGASYSTQGGAAAGIRVQAEAAGSENTSRAQTHANSVVAAGETLSVKSGSDTTVAGANLEGKNVAMDVGGNLLVKSEQNKRAAAGSNWNAGGSVTFGYGFSADAHVGMGKNSADSAWVNRQTSLIGQEEVDIRTEKNTHVQGAVIAAKNGNLKLDTGTLTYGDIKDHDKSKNLQVSLSGSYSSGGEGETSSSSTFDGAYNSGDRRQVNRATIGAGEIIIRSDPDSGLEGVNRDLRRAREITRDEQTSVIVYVDSSAIREIASGFEGIRSNLEKLAQLVKQALPDDQRLQDSVDNQLSIRGKLIEKGMTDEQADAMLQKYALYADLMGEIGKLVDAKGGWSNLTEAEAQAFIDSLQRDSRFVALLASSDNILSDSQAITINSGKYVVGTITGGLQAAGSDAKSVLLFLNDMSGYMFYSASGGLLFQENALNFTNTVHDFTDAVVYLTQHIDEVGPAVVEGLEKKWNEYLLAVREGDYYRAGNLFGEFHYEVGTVLVGAIGTAKGLMSGLKSAAPKFAATVEAAEAARLARVGDGAVGIASKSATNVADDFFVNTKFTDKVLKQMEQGDFHAFPKNVEGFQRAGKVTKITGSDGVTREMLKIPGSYKGKEGMFEFIKEADGTINHRFFRPYPEQ
- a CDS encoding ShlB/FhaC/HecB family hemolysin secretion/activation protein, with the translated sequence MQQVVSMRIFICVFFSTVLLFIGDCSIQCFASNEVIRQQEQIQRDQESQRQKLKQQHEDVLEKKPSRIEVDQAPPIAESVETDVCVHIDSIVFVGTTLLSRSEKSGLLEPFIGRCLNMTHINELVRATTNLYIRRGYVTTRAFVPAQDLGSRRLEIRVIEGEIESISLNDDSPADRRRIAMTFPSGIVGKPLNLRDIEQGMDQLNRLPSGNAQLRIEPGKKVGASRIVVTDQPGKMWRFWVGLDNSGQKSTGEMRAFASVDNDNLLGLSDMLSLNLSGDAKALLDMSRLGSQSISTYYTVPFGYWSVTASAGVSEYHTHLEGGGAEYLSDGRTSTYGLDLSRVVHRGSQSKTTAGVSFAVKDVDNFIEKERLVAGSYDLSILGVSLGHHRRIFDGVLGLGGEFNLGLPLFGAKRDEFSDRSVPKHEFQKFSLTGSWMRPFEIAGHPVTFSTQGEAQWSCDTLYNSERLDLGGRYTVRGFQLESLGGDSGGYVRNEIAVSLLPQGHSEWFSSVFNDPQVYAGYDAGFIHRDRDDEYERGVLQGAALGLRSRGGLIETDFCVARPLDAPSFLKNRDWEIYWSLNSNF